A single Bosea sp. PAMC 26642 DNA region contains:
- the mmsB gene encoding 3-hydroxyisobutyrate dehydrogenase, with the protein MAIIAFIGLGNMGGPMAGNLRKAGHEVRAFDLSQVSKDAAAELGVGIAGSAREAVAEAEIVVTMLPAGKHVLAVWADILPEIRPGTLLIDSSTIDVDSARKAHAMAGERGCLSLDAPVSGGVGGAKGATLTFMVGGSEEAFALGQPVLARMGRRTVHCGAAGNGQAAKICNNMILGISMIGVSEAFVLAEKLGLSHQSLFDVASTSSGQCWSLNTYCPVPGPVPTSPANNDYKAGFASALMLKDLKLSQEAAQAAGASTPLGAAAAQLYGIHNAWGEGGADFSAIIHLLRGRPEV; encoded by the coding sequence ATGGCCATCATCGCTTTCATCGGGCTGGGGAATATGGGCGGGCCAATGGCCGGCAACCTCAGGAAGGCGGGCCATGAGGTGCGCGCCTTCGACCTGTCGCAGGTCTCGAAGGACGCCGCCGCGGAACTCGGCGTCGGCATCGCGGGGTCGGCAAGGGAGGCCGTCGCGGAGGCCGAGATCGTCGTCACCATGCTGCCTGCGGGCAAGCATGTGCTCGCGGTCTGGGCCGATATCCTGCCCGAGATCAGGCCGGGTACGCTGCTGATCGATTCCTCGACGATCGACGTCGACAGCGCCCGCAAGGCCCATGCGATGGCCGGCGAGCGCGGCTGCCTGTCGCTCGACGCGCCAGTCTCCGGCGGCGTCGGCGGCGCCAAGGGCGCGACACTGACCTTCATGGTCGGCGGCTCGGAGGAGGCGTTCGCGCTCGGCCAGCCGGTGCTCGCCAGGATGGGCCGGCGTACCGTGCATTGCGGCGCGGCCGGCAACGGGCAGGCTGCGAAGATCTGCAACAATATGATTTTGGGCATCTCGATGATCGGCGTGTCGGAGGCCTTCGTGCTGGCCGAAAAGCTCGGCCTGTCGCACCAGTCGCTGTTCGACGTGGCCTCGACCTCGTCGGGCCAGTGCTGGTCGCTCAACACCTATTGCCCGGTTCCGGGCCCGGTGCCGACCTCGCCCGCCAACAACGACTACAAGGCCGGCTTCGCCTCCGCACTGATGCTGAAAGACCTGAAGCTCTCGCAGGAGGCGGCCCAGGCGGCCGGAGCCAGCACGCCGCTGGGCGCCGCCGCCGCCCAGCTTTACGGCATCCACAATGCATGGGGCGAGGGCGGGGCCGATTTCTCCGCCATCATCCACCTGCTGCGCGGGCGGCCGGAGGTCTGA
- the nudC gene encoding NAD(+) diphosphatase has product MNDISRRPERSALTGFATSTLDRRADLRDKPDAVAALRHRSDTRLTVVAGETPVLKRLDDETQTVWFSHGETELLGAGLEEAFLGLAPDGAPRFARLIDKSLAEPLRERPELLLTDLRSVALKRLVPDDQLGPLGEGKALLDWHARHRFCAQCGGPSELGSAGWKRQCTACGAQHFPRTDPVVIMLATRAENCLLARQSRFAAGMYSCIAGFIEPGETFEDAVRRETWEEAGLRTGTVRYIASQPWPFPGSLMIGCIAEALNDDIVLDGTELEAGRWFSRAEALQMLEGQHPDNLFCPPHMAIANTLLKAWAVEGEEA; this is encoded by the coding sequence ATGAACGATATCTCCCGCCGCCCCGAACGCTCGGCCCTGACCGGCTTCGCCACCAGCACGCTCGATCGCAGGGCCGATCTGCGCGACAAGCCCGATGCGGTCGCGGCTCTGCGGCACCGATCGGATACGCGCCTCACCGTCGTCGCCGGCGAGACGCCGGTGCTGAAGCGGCTCGATGACGAGACGCAGACGGTCTGGTTCAGCCATGGCGAGACCGAACTGCTGGGCGCGGGGCTGGAAGAAGCCTTTCTCGGGCTGGCGCCCGACGGCGCGCCGCGCTTCGCCCGGCTGATCGACAAGTCTCTGGCCGAGCCGCTGCGCGAACGCCCGGAACTGCTGCTGACCGATCTGCGCTCCGTCGCGCTGAAGCGGCTCGTGCCCGACGATCAACTCGGGCCGCTCGGCGAGGGTAAGGCGCTGCTCGACTGGCATGCACGGCATCGCTTCTGCGCGCAGTGCGGCGGGCCGTCAGAACTCGGCTCGGCCGGCTGGAAGCGGCAATGCACCGCCTGCGGCGCCCAGCATTTCCCACGTACCGACCCGGTGGTGATCATGCTTGCGACGCGGGCTGAGAACTGCCTGCTGGCCCGGCAATCGCGCTTCGCGGCCGGCATGTATTCCTGCATCGCCGGCTTCATCGAGCCGGGCGAGACCTTCGAGGACGCAGTCCGTCGCGAGACCTGGGAGGAAGCGGGCCTGCGGACCGGCACCGTGCGCTACATCGCCTCGCAGCCCTGGCCGTTTCCGGGTTCGCTGATGATCGGCTGCATCGCCGAGGCCCTGAACGACGACATCGTGCTCGACGGCACGGAGCTGGAGGCCGGGCGCTGGTTCTCGCGCGCCGAGGCGTTGCAGATGCTGGAGGGCCAGCACCCCGACAACCTGTTCTGTCCGCCGCATATGGCGATCGCGAATACGTTGCTGAAGGCGTGGGCGGTCGAGGGGGAAGAGGCGTGA